The following coding sequences lie in one Angustibacter luteus genomic window:
- a CDS encoding M4 family metallopeptidase has product MKRTTTLGAVAAAAVAASVFVPGTGSAAVPAGPASGLAQSSAQSPPQPSRAALLASAQVAAPSVGKVLGLGPQETLRVKDVITDANGTVHTRYERSFAGLRAIGGDLVVHRDATGAVHSVDHAGSGVVAVGSTTPSVRPGTASADGALAARGFAQQDGSALRAGASKDASPELVVYAAGASPRLAYDVVTTGTRADQTPSRIHTLVDAVTGRTLTTWDDIETAEGTGKTLYSGNVTITTSGSGSSYSLVDTAHGNGTTTDLKGATSGNGTTFTDADNVWGNNATSDRASAAADAHYGAAATWDYYRSVHGRNGIFDNGNGVRSRVHYGSAYNNAFWDGAQMTYGDGRNSASPLVEIDIAGHEMSHGVTENTAGLAYTGDAGGLNESTSDIFGTSVEFYENNPNDVGDYLLGEKINFNGNGTPLRYMDKPSKDGAGSVDCWSTSTKNLDPHYSSGVGNHFFYLASEGSGAKTINGVSYNSATCNGSTLAGIGRSKVEKIWYRALSTYMTSTETYPQARNSTLKAAIDLYGASSAECAGIAATWSAVSVAEGTTKCSTTTPTHTPTQTPTQTPTQTPTQTPTGTPTTTPPSGQNLLTNPGFESGQTGWTGTRGPISNDAARPARTGSYKAWLGGYGYRATEYEQQAVTIPASATSATLSFWVAIDTEENEDVAYDTLKIQGIAGGTTSTLATYSNRNASSGYVQKTVDLSRYRGQSVTVKFLLNEDAYLQTSFVVDDTAVTTG; this is encoded by the coding sequence GTGAAGAGAACGACAACCCTGGGCGCCGTCGCGGCAGCAGCCGTCGCGGCCTCCGTCTTCGTGCCCGGCACGGGATCGGCCGCCGTCCCGGCCGGTCCGGCGTCCGGCCTGGCCCAGTCGTCCGCCCAGTCCCCGCCCCAGCCGTCCCGAGCCGCCCTGCTCGCGTCGGCTCAGGTCGCCGCCCCGTCCGTCGGCAAGGTTCTCGGGCTGGGTCCGCAGGAGACCCTGCGGGTCAAGGACGTGATCACTGACGCGAACGGCACCGTGCACACCCGCTACGAGCGCAGCTTCGCCGGCCTGCGGGCCATCGGGGGTGACCTCGTGGTGCACCGCGACGCGACCGGCGCGGTGCACTCGGTGGACCACGCCGGCTCCGGTGTGGTCGCGGTGGGGTCGACCACGCCAAGCGTGCGTCCCGGGACCGCGTCCGCGGACGGTGCCTTGGCCGCCCGCGGGTTCGCCCAGCAGGACGGTTCAGCGCTGCGGGCCGGCGCCAGCAAGGACGCCAGCCCCGAGCTCGTCGTCTACGCCGCCGGCGCCAGCCCTCGGCTCGCCTACGACGTGGTGACCACCGGCACCCGGGCCGACCAGACCCCCAGCCGCATCCACACCCTCGTGGACGCCGTCACCGGCCGGACCCTGACGACCTGGGACGACATCGAGACCGCCGAGGGCACCGGGAAGACCCTGTACTCCGGCAACGTCACGATCACCACGAGCGGCAGCGGCAGCAGCTACTCGCTCGTCGACACCGCGCACGGCAACGGCACCACCACCGACCTCAAGGGGGCGACGTCCGGCAACGGCACGACGTTCACCGATGCGGACAACGTCTGGGGCAACAACGCCACCAGTGACCGCGCCTCAGCGGCGGCCGACGCGCACTACGGCGCGGCGGCGACCTGGGACTACTACAGGTCCGTGCACGGCCGGAACGGCATCTTCGACAACGGCAACGGTGTGCGCTCGCGGGTGCACTACGGCAGCGCCTACAACAACGCCTTCTGGGACGGCGCCCAGATGACGTACGGCGACGGGCGCAACAGTGCGAGCCCGCTCGTCGAGATCGACATCGCGGGTCACGAGATGAGCCACGGTGTCACCGAGAACACCGCGGGCCTGGCCTACACCGGCGACGCTGGCGGGCTGAACGAGTCGACGTCCGACATCTTCGGCACCTCCGTCGAGTTCTACGAGAACAACCCCAACGACGTCGGTGACTACCTGCTCGGCGAGAAGATCAACTTCAACGGCAACGGCACCCCGTTGCGGTACATGGACAAACCGTCCAAGGACGGCGCAGGCAGCGTCGACTGCTGGTCGACCAGCACCAAGAACCTCGACCCGCACTACTCCTCCGGGGTCGGCAACCACTTCTTCTACCTGGCCAGCGAGGGCTCGGGCGCCAAGACGATCAACGGTGTCAGCTACAACAGCGCGACCTGCAACGGCTCGACCCTGGCCGGCATCGGCCGGTCCAAGGTCGAGAAGATCTGGTACCGGGCGCTCAGCACGTACATGACGTCGACCGAGACCTACCCGCAGGCGCGCAACAGCACGCTCAAGGCGGCGATCGACCTGTACGGCGCCAGCAGCGCCGAGTGCGCCGGCATCGCCGCGACCTGGTCCGCGGTGTCCGTGGCCGAGGGCACCACCAAGTGCTCCACGACCACCCCGACCCATACCCCGACCCAGACCCCCACCCAGACCCCCACCCAGACCCCGACCCAGACGCCCACCGGGACGCCGACCACGACGCCGCCGTCCGGTCAGAACCTGCTGACCAACCCCGGGTTCGAGTCCGGCCAGACCGGCTGGACCGGCACCCGTGGCCCGATCAGCAACGACGCGGCGCGACCGGCCCGCACCGGCTCGTACAAGGCGTGGCTCGGCGGCTACGGCTACCGGGCCACCGAGTACGAGCAGCAGGCCGTCACGATCCCGGCCTCGGCGACCTCGGCGACCCTGAGCTTCTGGGTGGCGATCGACACCGAGGAGAACGAGGACGTCGCCTACGACACCCTGAAGATCCAGGGCATCGCGGGTGGCACCACCAGCACGCTGGCCACGTACTCCAACCGGAACGCATCCAGCGGCTACGTGCAGAAGACCGTCGACCTGTCCCGCTACCGCGGCCAGAGCGTCACGGTGAAGTTCCTGCTCAACGAGGACGCCTACCTGCAGACCAGCTTCGTCGTGGACGACACGGCGGTCACCACGGGCTGA